A stretch of DNA from Desulfovibrio sp. Huiquan2017:
TTTGATATTCTCTATGGGTACAATAGTCGTCCGACTTGGCAGGGCGTGTGTTGTCTTTGTGGGTTCGTTAAAAAACAGGTGGGTGTATGCAGTTCAAATCAATCAAGACGAAAATCGTCTTCATGGCGGGAGGGTGTCTTCTCGCCACCGTTGCGGTGTTGGTGGGTATCCAGATGGTTTCCCAGTCTCGATCGGATCAATTCGTGGGTAAGCGGGTTGATACGCTCATCGAGCGCCAGACCCATCAGAGCTTGTTGGCCGTGGCCCAACGCGAGGCGGGCGTCATCAGCCGGAAACTGAACATCAACTTGGACACTGCCCGAACCCTCGCCGACGCCTTCAAAGCCATTCGCAAGATCTCGGGAGGGGGAGCTTCCCTCGACCTGCGGAAGGCATTCAGCGACGTGCTGCTCACGGTTCTCGAAGACAACCCCGAGTTTCTCGGTGCGTACAGCGCCTGGGAGTCTGAAGCCCTCGACGGGAAGGACGCCTTTTACGCCGGGGACAAGGCTTCCGCCCATGACGATACCGGGCGGTTCGTCCCTTACTGGAACCGGGACGAGAACGGCCGCATCGCGCGACAGGCGCTGGTCGGATACGAGGACGACTCGACCCATCCCAACGGGGTGATCAAGGGCGGCTGGTACCTGCTCCCCCGCAAGCGCCACAGGGAGAATATCCTCGATCCCTTCCCGTACATCGTCCAGGGCCGCCAGGAGTGGCTGACCACCATGTCCGCCCCCATCCTGAGCGACGGCAAGTTCCTGGGCGTCGCAGGCACCGACCTGCGCCTCAAGTTCATCCAGCAGTTGAGCGAGGAGGTGGCCAAGTCGTTGTATGACGGCAAGGCTCGGGTACAGGTCGTCAGCTATCTCGGCATCGTGGTCGCCGACAGCGCCGACGCGGGAGCGGTGGGCCGTCCCCTCAAAGATGTTTATCAGGGCGACTGGAAGAGCATTGTGGACAGCATTCAAGGCGGCAAGTCCTACGCCAATTTGTCGCCGGACAACGCTATGGTCGAAGTCAGCGCGCCCATCGACCTGGGGCGGACCCAAACGCCCTGGGGCCTTTTAATCGAAGTCGAGCGCAACGTGGTCTTTGCCGACGCTCGGGAACTCGCGCAATTCATGGCCGACAACTCGCGGCAGAACCTCATCATCGGGGTGAGCGCCGGTGCGGGTATCGTGGTCCTGGCCTGCCTGGTCCTCTGGTTCCTGGCCAACAGCCTGGTCGCGCCGGTACGCAAGGCCGTTGCCTTTGCCGAGAAGATCGCAAGCGGCGATTTCGCGGACAACCGTATCGACGTCAAGCAGAAGGACGAGATCGGGGCCTTGTCCATGACCCTGAAGGACATGGCCGACAAGCTCAAGAGCGTGGTGGTGGACGTCAAGACCGCCTCCGAGAGCGTGGCCGACGGCAGCGTCGAACTGTCCACCACGTCGCAGACCGTGTCCGAGGGCGCGAGCATGCAGGCGGCCTCCATCGAGGAGATCACCTCGTCCATGGAGGAGATGTCCTCGAATATCTCTCAAAACGCTCAGAACGCCCAGGAAACCGACACGTTGGCCACCAAGGCGGCCGATGACGCCCGGGTCAGTGGCGACGCGGTGGAAAAGACCGTCGCGTCCATGCGCAGCATCGCCGAGAAGATATCCATCGTCGAGGAGATCGCCCGGCAGACCAATCTGCTGGCCCTGAACGCGGCCATCGAGGCCGCCAGGGCGGGCGAACACGGCAAGGGATTCGCCGTGGTCGCCGCCGAGGTCCGCAAGCTGGCCGAGCGCAGCGGCGAAGCCGCCGCCGAGATCAGCGAGTTGTCCAGCAGCAGCGTGGACGTGGCGGAGAAGGCGGGCCAGATGCTTAAGCTCCTGGTCCCCGATATCGAGAAGACCGCGACGTTGGTTCAGGAAATAACCGCCGCCAGCAACGAGCAGAATGCCGGGGCAAGCCAGATCAACCACGCCATCTCCCAGCTCGACACGGTCATCCAGCAGAACGCCTCGGCGTCCGAAGAAATGGCCTCCACCAGCCAGGAGCTGGCTTCTCAGGGGCGGCATCTCCAGGATGTCATGGCCTTCTTCCGCGTGGAGGAGCACGGCTTCCAGCAGTCCACCACCAAGGTGGTCAAGAACAAGCCCGCCGCCATATCCCAGGGGAAGACCACTCCGTCTTCTCAGGGATTAGCTCTGGACATGGACGGGGACGACCAGGGCGACTTCGAGCGTTTCTAGCCGACCCTGCGAGTAATTGATCCTCCGGGGGCGGGACCGCAAAGGTCCCGCCCCCTTTTCCTTTCATTCGCTCGGGGCGTCTCTCCTAAAACGGGAACCGCCCGCCATGCGGGGGCTCTCTACTGCTAGCTGGCTCTGAGGTGGGGGACTTTACAGAGGGTGCTTTTAGTATAATTCCATGCCGTACTGCCATAGGAGTATGCCTAGGAGAAAACAAAAGGGACCTACGGTATCACCCCGTAAGTCCCTTAAATTTTGGTGCGCCAGGTAGGATTCGAACCCACGGCCGTCGGCTTAGAAGAACGACCAGGGCTCACGGAAGTTCAAGCGCCGAGCGGCTTGCCGCAAGGGTTTTGTTGCCTCGTCTTATCTTCATTTCCCAGNAACGACCAGGGCTCACGGAAGTTCAAGCGCCGAGCGGCTTGCCGCAAGGGTTTTGTTGCCTCGTCTTATCTTCATTTCCCAGAAAATGGCGGATATTTTACACGCGAATTTACACATGGCTGGCCTAGGACTGCTTGGGCCAGGAAAACATTGACTACAATGTACACAATGAATACCTTGTATACAAGGAGTTGACCATGAGCACCGTTACCGCCCGTATCCCGGAAGAGACTGCCGCCAAGCTGAACGCACTTGCCAAGGCCACCAACCGC
This window harbors:
- a CDS encoding methyl-accepting chemotaxis protein, whose translation is MQFKSIKTKIVFMAGGCLLATVAVLVGIQMVSQSRSDQFVGKRVDTLIERQTHQSLLAVAQREAGVISRKLNINLDTARTLADAFKAIRKISGGGASLDLRKAFSDVLLTVLEDNPEFLGAYSAWESEALDGKDAFYAGDKASAHDDTGRFVPYWNRDENGRIARQALVGYEDDSTHPNGVIKGGWYLLPRKRHRENILDPFPYIVQGRQEWLTTMSAPILSDGKFLGVAGTDLRLKFIQQLSEEVAKSLYDGKARVQVVSYLGIVVADSADAGAVGRPLKDVYQGDWKSIVDSIQGGKSYANLSPDNAMVEVSAPIDLGRTQTPWGLLIEVERNVVFADARELAQFMADNSRQNLIIGVSAGAGIVVLACLVLWFLANSLVAPVRKAVAFAEKIASGDFADNRIDVKQKDEIGALSMTLKDMADKLKSVVVDVKTASESVADGSVELSTTSQTVSEGASMQAASIEEITSSMEEMSSNISQNAQNAQETDTLATKAADDARVSGDAVEKTVASMRSIAEKISIVEEIARQTNLLALNAAIEAARAGEHGKGFAVVAAEVRKLAERSGEAAAEISELSSSSVDVAEKAGQMLKLLVPDIEKTATLVQEITAASNEQNAGASQINHAISQLDTVIQQNASASEEMASTSQELASQGRHLQDVMAFFRVEEHGFQQSTTKVVKNKPAAISQGKTTPSSQGLALDMDGDDQGDFERF